The following are from one region of the Phycisphaerales bacterium genome:
- a CDS encoding RNA polymerase sigma factor has translation MIQNQADGHGSRDADPCEALLARAMKGDRAALIDLLEQCAPMLRGRLEGKIPPQLRVTVEADDVLQVTYIEVVGRISQFKSGGMNGFRAWVSRVAENNLLDAIRSAHAAKRPDPAKRAHSPRNADDSAATLIEVIAGDSKATPSRFVARGEAVMAMERMLATLPADYAKVIRLYDLAGHPVEEVAKEMGRSTGAVFMPRARAHDRLREAMGDEDQYFSRPGS, from the coding sequence ATGATCCAGAACCAAGCCGATGGCCACGGCTCACGCGACGCCGATCCGTGCGAGGCGCTGCTCGCCCGCGCCATGAAGGGTGATCGCGCGGCGCTCATCGACCTGCTCGAACAGTGCGCGCCCATGCTGCGAGGCCGCCTGGAGGGCAAGATTCCGCCCCAGTTGCGCGTCACGGTGGAAGCCGACGACGTGCTGCAGGTCACGTACATCGAGGTCGTCGGCCGCATCTCGCAGTTCAAGAGCGGGGGCATGAACGGCTTTCGCGCTTGGGTCTCGCGCGTGGCCGAGAACAACCTGCTGGACGCCATTCGCTCGGCCCATGCGGCCAAGCGTCCCGACCCGGCCAAGCGAGCCCACTCGCCGCGCAATGCCGATGACTCGGCCGCGACGCTGATCGAGGTGATCGCCGGCGACAGCAAGGCGACGCCCTCGCGGTTCGTCGCGCGGGGCGAGGCGGTGATGGCGATGGAGCGCATGCTCGCGACGCTGCCGGCCGACTACGCGAAGGTCATCCGCCTGTATGACCTGGCCGGCCATCCCGTGGAAGAGGTCGCCAAGGAGATGGGCCGGTCGACCGGCGCCGTTTTCATGCCGCGCGCCCGCGCGCACGACCGGCTCCGGGAGGCCATGGGCGACGAAGACCAGTACTTCTCCCGCCCGGGCAGTTGA
- a CDS encoding DMT family transporter, producing MDPTTYAGFAAGLATSLLWALTSLCFAAGGRRIGPTLVNGLRLYVAIVLLTGMAWIATGDILPVLNDRQFILLAASALVGIVIGDQALFTAFVDIGPRLSLLMMSTAPIWAAVLGWMVLGEALAWPALLGISVTIAGVAWVIMERPTMKADERAHPHRVRGITLALVGSMCQGGGLLISKAGMGHGWMEPEQHLGPLPATQVRIAVAIVCMTPVLIARWRFQANRNAPKIPARTLKIGLAFTALGALVGPFLGMWMSLVTADLTPVAVAQTLCSLAPVMILPMVAWHGDRVSPRAVLGACVAVGGVALLALLPAILPENWTKSGPTRESTPPATLEER from the coding sequence TTGGACCCCACCACCTACGCCGGCTTTGCCGCCGGGCTGGCGACGAGCCTGCTCTGGGCCCTGACCAGCCTTTGCTTTGCCGCGGGCGGGCGGCGGATCGGCCCCACGCTGGTCAATGGGCTGCGGCTGTACGTGGCCATCGTGCTGCTGACGGGCATGGCGTGGATCGCCACGGGAGACATCCTCCCCGTACTCAACGACCGGCAGTTCATCCTTCTGGCCGCCTCGGCGCTGGTGGGCATCGTCATCGGCGACCAGGCGTTATTCACGGCGTTCGTAGACATCGGGCCCAGGCTGAGCCTGCTGATGATGAGCACCGCCCCGATCTGGGCGGCCGTGCTGGGGTGGATGGTGCTGGGCGAGGCGCTTGCCTGGCCAGCTTTGCTGGGCATCAGCGTCACCATTGCGGGCGTGGCGTGGGTCATCATGGAGCGGCCGACCATGAAAGCCGACGAGCGGGCCCACCCCCACCGCGTGCGGGGCATCACTCTGGCGCTGGTGGGCTCGATGTGCCAGGGCGGCGGGCTGCTGATCAGCAAGGCGGGCATGGGCCACGGCTGGATGGAGCCCGAGCAGCACCTGGGGCCATTGCCGGCCACGCAAGTGCGCATTGCGGTTGCGATCGTGTGCATGACGCCCGTGCTCATCGCCCGATGGCGGTTCCAGGCGAACAGGAACGCGCCGAAGATTCCAGCGCGCACCTTGAAGATCGGGCTGGCGTTCACCGCGTTAGGGGCCCTCGTCGGGCCGTTCCTGGGCATGTGGATGAGCCTGGTAACGGCCGACCTGACGCCCGTGGCCGTTGCGCAGACGCTCTGCTCACTGGCCCCGGTGATGATCCTGCCCATGGTGGCCTGGCACGGCGATCGGGTCTCGCCCCGGGCCGTACTGGGCGCGTGCGTGGCGGTGGGTGGCGTGGCGCTCCTGGCGCTGCTGCCCGCGATTCTTCCCGAGAACTGGACAAAATCCGGTCCGACCCGTGAGTCGACGCCACCGGCGACGCTCGAAGAGAGATGA
- a CDS encoding flavoprotein, whose translation MTSQSNADLTGRRVLIGVTGGIAAYKTATVVSRLSQRGCDVRVAMTEAATKFVTPLTFEALSGHPVVTGVWDHHDPGDVQHVNLADRIDLALVAPCTMDCLARLAHGHTGDPITLILSAVDRAKTPVLLSPSMNSVMLAQPSTQRNIAQLREDGYQILDAESGWQACRHVGPGRMPEPETLIEVVMEALAKL comes from the coding sequence ATGACCAGCCAATCCAATGCTGACTTGACCGGCCGCCGCGTGCTCATCGGCGTGACCGGCGGCATCGCCGCGTATAAGACGGCCACGGTCGTCAGCCGCCTGAGCCAGCGGGGCTGCGACGTGCGCGTGGCCATGACCGAGGCGGCCACGAAGTTCGTCACCCCCCTGACCTTCGAGGCGCTCAGCGGGCACCCGGTCGTGACCGGCGTGTGGGACCACCACGACCCGGGCGACGTGCAGCACGTCAACCTGGCCGACCGCATCGACCTGGCGCTGGTCGCTCCGTGCACGATGGACTGCCTGGCCCGGCTGGCGCACGGCCATACCGGCGACCCGATCACGCTCATCCTGAGCGCCGTCGATCGCGCGAAGACGCCCGTGTTGTTGTCGCCCTCGATGAACAGCGTGATGCTGGCCCAGCCCAGCACGCAGCGCAACATCGCCCAACTCCGCGAAGACGGCTACCAGATCCTCGACGCCGAAAGCGGCTGGCAGGCCTGCCGGCACGTGGGGCCGGGGCGGATGCCCGAGCCGGAGACGCTGATCGAAGTGGTGATGGAGGCCCTGGCGAAGCTGTAG
- the bcp gene encoding thioredoxin-dependent thiol peroxidase: protein MPTTTDGPIKAGRKAPAFKLKDQDGNTHALSDYAGQPVVLFFYPKDSTSGCTQEACDFRDQLPAFEKLGAAVLGISILGTKSKAKFAQKNELNFPLLADDREDEQGKPDPVVAQKYGVWVEKSMYGRTYMGIDRTTFLIDAQGKIARVWSKVKVPGHVDEVAEALKELG from the coding sequence ATGCCCACGACGACGGATGGACCAATCAAGGCGGGCCGGAAGGCGCCGGCCTTCAAGCTGAAAGACCAGGACGGTAACACGCACGCCCTGAGCGACTACGCGGGGCAGCCGGTCGTACTCTTCTTTTATCCGAAGGACTCGACCAGCGGATGCACGCAGGAGGCCTGCGACTTCCGTGATCAGTTGCCCGCCTTCGAGAAGCTCGGCGCTGCGGTGCTGGGCATCAGCATCCTGGGCACCAAGAGCAAGGCCAAGTTCGCGCAGAAGAACGAGCTGAATTTCCCGCTGCTGGCCGACGATCGCGAAGATGAGCAGGGCAAGCCCGATCCCGTCGTGGCCCAGAAGTACGGTGTGTGGGTCGAAAAGAGCATGTACGGCCGGACCTACATGGGCATCGACCGGACGACCTTCCTCATCGACGCGCAAGGCAAGATCGCCCGCGTGTGGAGCAAGGTCAAGGTGCCCGGCCACGTCGATGAGGTGGCCGAAGCGTTGAAGGAACTGGGATGA
- the folP gene encoding dihydropteroate synthase: MAHGRAVSLEGPCVVAILNTTPDSFYDGGTLQDVDAAVLRARQAARDGAAMLDVGGESTRPGAERVSANVQIDRVVPVIDAIRRCEVERVANLPISVDTTLGEVAQAAIDAGADAINDVSGGAEDPTLLDVAARNRAGLVLMHRGPAPPEDRYADEYEHEPVYPDGVVNAVREALSACARRAVEAGIATNSIVIDPGLGFGKSVEQNLELVRRLDELTTLGFPVYVGASRKRFVGRVSIGPDSKPADRLAGSLAITVLAAQRGGLLHRVHDVAEHVQALSVLGAWNAGGQHGV, translated from the coding sequence TTGGCCCACGGACGCGCGGTCTCCCTTGAGGGGCCGTGCGTCGTTGCCATCCTCAACACCACCCCCGACAGCTTCTATGACGGGGGGACGTTGCAGGACGTCGATGCTGCCGTCTTGCGTGCCCGGCAAGCCGCGCGCGACGGCGCCGCCATGCTGGACGTCGGCGGCGAGAGCACCCGGCCGGGCGCAGAGCGCGTGTCGGCCAATGTCCAGATCGATCGCGTCGTGCCCGTGATCGACGCGATTCGACGCTGCGAAGTAGAGCGCGTGGCCAACCTTCCCATCAGCGTCGATACCACGCTCGGCGAAGTCGCACAGGCGGCGATCGACGCAGGGGCCGACGCCATCAACGACGTCTCGGGCGGCGCCGAAGATCCGACGTTGCTGGATGTCGCGGCACGCAATCGTGCGGGGCTGGTGCTGATGCACCGTGGACCCGCACCGCCGGAAGATCGGTACGCCGATGAATACGAGCACGAGCCTGTGTATCCCGACGGCGTCGTCAATGCCGTGCGCGAGGCACTCTCCGCGTGCGCACGGCGAGCGGTCGAAGCGGGCATCGCCACGAACAGCATCGTTATCGATCCGGGTCTGGGCTTTGGCAAGAGCGTGGAGCAGAACCTCGAACTGGTCCGGCGGCTGGACGAACTCACCACGCTGGGATTCCCGGTGTACGTCGGGGCAAGCCGAAAGCGATTCGTTGGTCGAGTCTCGATCGGCCCGGACAGCAAGCCTGCGGATCGGCTGGCGGGGTCGCTCGCCATCACGGTCCTGGCGGCGCAGCGTGGGGGTCTTCTCCACCGGGTTCACGACGTCGCAGAGCACGTTCAGGCCTTATCGGTGCTGGGGGCGTGGAATGCCGGCGGGCAGCACGGGGTTTAG
- a CDS encoding DUF3553 domain-containing protein encodes MSSSVAEVKKGDRVRLATRPEWGHGEVLSVISTIVDGEPTRKVRIRFARAGVREVIDSPSLTHTDDGPVNLQPAALQARMVALPESVRDALRPLPDRFMEAGALFRFNGRGGSLIDWAAMQTGLVDPLSELPRHDIEDAFARFRRTLEDHLRDLGRQMKRENEPEFRRIALSMPNEAQDVLRGRNARR; translated from the coding sequence GTGTCCAGCAGCGTGGCAGAAGTGAAGAAGGGCGACCGGGTCCGTCTGGCAACCCGGCCCGAATGGGGCCACGGCGAGGTGCTCTCGGTCATCTCGACCATCGTCGATGGCGAGCCCACCCGCAAGGTCCGCATCCGCTTTGCCCGGGCCGGCGTGCGAGAAGTCATCGACTCGCCCTCGCTCACGCATACCGACGATGGCCCGGTAAACCTCCAGCCCGCGGCCCTCCAGGCCAGGATGGTCGCATTGCCCGAGTCGGTGCGCGATGCGTTGCGGCCGCTGCCCGACCGATTCATGGAGGCCGGGGCCCTGTTCCGCTTTAACGGCCGCGGCGGCTCGCTCATCGATTGGGCGGCCATGCAGACCGGATTGGTCGATCCGTTATCGGAGCTACCCCGCCACGACATCGAGGATGCTTTCGCCCGCTTCCGCCGCACGCTGGAAGACCACCTGCGGGATCTTGGCCGGCAGATGAAGCGCGAGAACGAGCCGGAATTCCGGCGCATCGCGTTGTCGATGCCCAACGAGGCACAGGACGTGTTGCGCGGACGCAACGCTCGGCGTTGA
- a CDS encoding PEP-CTERM sorting domain-containing protein: MATLGLTRVVLTIGAVGVCTHASVGQVIDSTWIDDTSGVWSDATRWSTPDFPTARGPDTYRAIIDFDTGGPYTIGVSSSIDVDGLVLTSTDATIDGGGTGTIVVRSTLEFGDGTARALAELMSEGTLLFTGAAVAEIDDTPLCHVGSVGRKTGTGDILLTGSTMFELTSASTFTIENSGDFMGDTTARLINDGVFAKQSPGTTFIEDVGFVNTGTVVVEQGTLVITNPILPSPGTLGPATYDIFDAATLDFSGAPLSTNQADVIFRGPDSVFPEFSGIENNEGLSRAEGGADITFSPTGGLANSGTLEADGAGSTITASGPISNTGQITVLNGGVVRSTTLDNNNGAVQGTGTIQTSSFTNNGLVSPGNSPGVLVTENPMGTHAFQQGFDGTLLIEIAGRTPGIDHDVLDVRGIALFDGTLELEFSPFMGEPPVQPGDQFDIVLAENIDGQFRDIQLRGLGLEGQVDVIFTPGGIVVVVQQVPAPSALALLGLGAMLGARRRR, from the coding sequence ATGGCGACGTTGGGCCTCACCCGAGTGGTTCTTACCATCGGTGCCGTCGGAGTATGCACCCACGCCAGCGTGGGCCAGGTGATCGATTCCACGTGGATCGACGACACCTCGGGCGTCTGGTCGGACGCCACGAGATGGTCCACGCCCGACTTCCCAACCGCGCGCGGGCCGGACACCTACCGCGCCATCATCGACTTCGATACCGGCGGTCCATACACGATCGGTGTCTCGTCGAGCATCGACGTCGACGGCCTGGTACTCACGAGCACCGATGCCACCATCGACGGCGGTGGTACGGGCACGATCGTCGTGCGGAGCACGCTCGAATTTGGTGACGGCACCGCCCGCGCGCTGGCCGAACTGATGAGCGAAGGCACGCTGCTGTTCACCGGCGCGGCCGTGGCGGAGATCGATGACACGCCGCTGTGCCACGTCGGGTCGGTCGGTCGCAAGACCGGCACGGGCGACATCCTCCTGACCGGCTCGACCATGTTCGAACTCACGTCCGCCTCGACCTTCACGATCGAGAACTCGGGCGACTTCATGGGCGACACCACCGCCCGCCTGATCAACGACGGCGTCTTCGCCAAGCAGTCGCCGGGCACCACCTTCATCGAAGACGTGGGCTTCGTGAATACGGGCACCGTGGTGGTCGAGCAGGGCACGCTGGTCATTACGAATCCCATCCTGCCCAGCCCCGGCACGCTCGGGCCGGCAACCTACGACATCTTCGATGCGGCAACGCTCGATTTCTCCGGCGCGCCCCTGTCCACGAACCAGGCCGACGTCATCTTCCGAGGCCCTGATTCGGTATTCCCCGAGTTCTCCGGCATCGAAAACAACGAGGGCCTGTCCCGCGCCGAAGGCGGTGCCGACATTACCTTCTCGCCCACCGGCGGCCTGGCCAACTCCGGCACGCTGGAAGCCGACGGCGCCGGATCGACGATTACCGCCTCGGGGCCCATCAGCAACACTGGACAGATTACCGTGCTCAACGGCGGCGTCGTCCGCTCGACCACGCTCGACAACAACAACGGCGCGGTGCAGGGCACCGGCACCATCCAGACCTCGAGCTTCACCAACAACGGACTCGTCAGCCCCGGCAACTCTCCCGGCGTGCTGGTAACCGAGAATCCGATGGGCACGCACGCGTTCCAGCAGGGTTTTGACGGAACGCTGCTGATCGAGATCGCCGGACGCACGCCCGGCATCGATCACGACGTGCTCGACGTTCGCGGCATTGCACTCTTCGATGGAACGCTGGAGCTCGAGTTCTCGCCCTTCATGGGCGAGCCCCCCGTGCAGCCGGGCGATCAGTTCGATATCGTCCTGGCCGAGAACATCGACGGACAGTTCCGCGACATCCAGCTCCGTGGCCTGGGGCTGGAAGGCCAGGTGGACGTCATCTTCACGCCCGGCGGCATCGTCGTGGTCGTCCAGCAGGTGCCCGCACCGAGCGCGCTCGCGTTGCTCGGGCTGGGCGCGATGCTCGGCGCCCGGCGCCGGCGGTAG
- a CDS encoding serine/threonine-protein kinase: MDDTPNQGKDQGQSGSPDDARPSNDGSSAERKLIEAALKGAEPASGWPESTQAWFEGAPLPPHGAFPGYDIVREIHRGGQGVVYQAVQLSTRRHVAIKVMHSGPFMGSSGKARFEREVQVLGQLDHPNIVRIHDSGVTKDGSCFYVMDYISGKPLDKLMNEGQLPIRESLKLFAKICDAVNAAHLKGVIHRDLKPGNIRIDKHGEPIVVDFGLAKLAIPELDAEGSGKLMSMTGQFIGSLPWASPEQADGSPTNIDVRTDVYSLGVILYQLLTNRFPYEVLGNMRDVLDNIMKAEPARPSTIRRKINDEVETIVLKALSKERERRYQSAGDLGRDVHRFLDGQPIEAKRDSGWYVLTKTMKRYRVPVAIGAGALASLVVFAIVVWVLYTDASEARDLAQDRGIAAEAARRAEAEQRALAETRFDNAYDLAGTMLTEFYDGIRDLRGATGAKLALAEKGVATLDALEADAGGDPQRLLTIGRGRLRLGDLYTGRGELHRVGKPEQGRALYAAALGIADELLADRPDWAPALRLRGDALAHQAHAVRLMRNHERSVELYEAALVAFDKAIDANPTDGSMGAIRLTHADTLLELGNTLVEQAALSESIDVRSRLQARAEATYERGRSAFERLAGELEGPESNRASLGQSRARVRLALMAIRASEAGVEQPDQAERSLQGLTRAVALLSDAISQLESLAAAEPANGVYPSDMCVAFDAWGQALRQKARVLEANAGDGDDRAATLQAATDARAEAIDVLSTAIDMARRAVNTDESDVTYHRTLSHLLNKRARALDALGAHERAERDFVESAGIRDMLASTDPTGQHLNDAMVGWYYLGVFREGQADRTDGDASLQEALAAFEKARGYIERQQQADMSTDNDTLATIDARIKAVRDKLSSG; encoded by the coding sequence ATGGATGACACGCCGAACCAGGGCAAGGACCAGGGGCAATCTGGCTCCCCCGACGACGCGCGCCCGTCGAATGACGGCTCGAGCGCCGAACGCAAGCTTATCGAGGCCGCGCTGAAGGGGGCCGAGCCGGCCAGTGGCTGGCCCGAGTCGACGCAGGCGTGGTTCGAGGGCGCGCCGTTGCCGCCGCACGGGGCGTTTCCCGGCTACGACATCGTCCGCGAGATCCACCGCGGCGGGCAGGGCGTGGTGTATCAAGCGGTTCAGCTCAGCACGCGGCGACACGTGGCGATCAAGGTCATGCATTCGGGCCCGTTCATGGGCTCCTCGGGCAAGGCTCGCTTCGAACGCGAGGTACAGGTGCTCGGCCAGCTCGATCACCCCAACATCGTGCGCATCCACGACAGCGGTGTGACCAAGGACGGCTCGTGCTTCTACGTCATGGACTACATCAGCGGCAAGCCGCTGGACAAGCTCATGAACGAGGGGCAGTTGCCCATCCGCGAGTCGCTCAAGCTCTTCGCGAAGATCTGCGACGCCGTCAATGCCGCCCACCTCAAGGGTGTCATCCACCGCGATCTCAAGCCCGGCAACATCCGCATCGACAAGCACGGCGAGCCCATCGTCGTGGACTTCGGCCTCGCGAAGCTGGCCATTCCCGAGCTCGACGCCGAGGGCAGCGGGAAGCTCATGAGCATGACCGGGCAGTTCATCGGTTCGCTGCCCTGGGCCAGCCCCGAGCAGGCCGATGGTTCGCCGACCAACATCGACGTGCGCACGGACGTGTACTCCCTGGGCGTCATCCTCTACCAACTGCTGACGAATCGCTTCCCGTACGAAGTGCTGGGCAACATGCGCGACGTGCTGGACAACATCATGAAGGCCGAGCCAGCCCGGCCCAGCACAATCCGCCGGAAGATCAATGACGAGGTCGAAACGATCGTGCTCAAAGCGCTCTCCAAGGAGCGCGAGCGCCGCTACCAGAGCGCCGGAGACCTGGGCCGCGACGTACACCGATTCCTCGACGGCCAGCCCATCGAGGCCAAGCGCGATAGCGGCTGGTACGTGCTGACCAAGACGATGAAGCGCTACCGCGTGCCCGTGGCCATCGGAGCCGGGGCGCTGGCGTCGCTCGTGGTGTTCGCCATCGTCGTATGGGTGCTCTACACCGATGCGAGCGAAGCGCGAGATCTGGCCCAGGATCGCGGCATCGCGGCTGAGGCAGCTCGAAGAGCCGAAGCCGAGCAGCGCGCGCTGGCAGAGACCCGATTCGACAACGCCTACGACCTGGCGGGCACCATGCTCACCGAGTTCTACGACGGCATCCGCGATCTACGGGGCGCAACCGGAGCGAAGCTTGCACTGGCCGAGAAGGGCGTGGCCACGCTCGACGCGCTCGAGGCCGACGCCGGCGGCGACCCGCAGCGGCTGCTGACCATCGGCCGGGGCCGCCTGCGATTGGGCGACCTGTACACCGGGCGGGGCGAGTTGCATCGCGTTGGCAAGCCCGAGCAGGGACGCGCCCTGTATGCCGCGGCGCTTGGCATCGCTGACGAGTTGCTCGCCGATCGGCCCGATTGGGCGCCAGCCCTCCGGCTCCGCGGCGATGCCCTGGCCCACCAGGCCCACGCGGTCAGGCTCATGCGCAACCATGAGCGATCCGTCGAACTCTATGAGGCGGCGCTCGTGGCGTTCGACAAGGCCATCGACGCCAACCCGACCGATGGATCGATGGGCGCCATCAGGCTCACGCACGCCGACACGTTGCTGGAGCTGGGCAATACGCTGGTGGAGCAGGCGGCGCTGAGCGAGAGCATCGATGTCCGTTCGAGATTGCAGGCACGCGCCGAGGCAACCTACGAGCGCGGACGATCGGCCTTCGAGCGACTGGCGGGCGAACTGGAAGGGCCTGAGTCCAATCGAGCGAGCCTGGGCCAATCTCGTGCACGAGTTCGCCTTGCTCTCATGGCTATCCGTGCAAGCGAGGCGGGCGTCGAGCAACCCGACCAGGCCGAACGAAGCCTCCAGGGACTCACCCGGGCCGTTGCCTTGCTGTCCGACGCGATCAGCCAACTCGAATCGCTGGCAGCCGCCGAACCGGCCAATGGCGTCTATCCATCGGACATGTGTGTGGCTTTTGACGCATGGGGGCAGGCGCTGCGCCAGAAAGCGCGCGTGCTCGAAGCCAACGCCGGCGACGGCGACGACCGCGCCGCGACGTTGCAGGCCGCCACGGATGCCCGGGCCGAGGCGATCGACGTACTCAGCACCGCGATCGACATGGCGCGCCGAGCGGTCAACACCGACGAGTCGGACGTCACCTATCACCGCACGCTCTCGCACCTGCTCAACAAGCGCGCACGCGCCCTGGATGCCTTGGGCGCCCACGAACGGGCCGAGCGTGACTTCGTTGAGTCGGCGGGCATCCGAGATATGCTGGCCAGCACCGATCCCACGGGGCAGCACCTCAACGACGCCATGGTGGGCTGGTATTACCTGGGCGTCTTCCGAGAGGGCCAGGCCGATCGGACCGACGGGGACGCGTCGCTGCAGGAGGCGTTGGCCGCCTTCGAGAAAGCTCGCGGCTACATCGAACGGCAACAGCAGGCCGATATGAGTACCGATAACGACACCCTTGCCACCATCGACGCCCGTATTAAAGCCGTACGCGACAAGCTTTCTTCCGGTTAA
- a CDS encoding CheR family methyltransferase, whose protein sequence is MSQPQLTPQTTSQELPAIDGRALESLAAVVLERSGLTLPDDRRSELSSWLKTRIAEVGLDTFDQYLTLLTAGPLRGEEFQAILEHVSPSTAAFFDHERQLKAFESSILPGLLEARKEGRQLRLFCPACGRGETAYTLAMIVHRCLGVRLMDWCVEIYGCDLNHAAIDAASRGVYGSEIASSVPEIVRLRYFTQHGERYAVNDEITQMLGFEAIDLRDRAGIARHGSWDAIVCRDTLGHFEPQIREGVLGMFHDLLADDGVLMVGESEILPIEPTTFTPLPDRAAAAYRKA, encoded by the coding sequence ATGTCGCAGCCGCAGTTGACGCCGCAAACCACATCCCAGGAACTGCCCGCCATCGATGGCCGGGCCCTGGAGTCACTCGCCGCCGTCGTGTTGGAGCGGTCAGGCCTCACCCTGCCAGACGACCGCCGCAGCGAACTCTCCTCCTGGCTGAAGACGCGCATCGCGGAAGTCGGGCTCGACACCTTCGACCAGTATCTCACGCTGTTGACGGCGGGCCCGCTCCGCGGTGAAGAGTTCCAGGCCATTCTCGAACACGTCAGTCCGAGCACGGCTGCGTTCTTCGATCACGAGCGCCAGTTGAAGGCGTTCGAATCCTCGATCTTGCCCGGCTTGCTCGAGGCCCGGAAGGAAGGCCGACAACTGCGGCTGTTTTGCCCGGCCTGCGGCCGCGGCGAGACGGCTTACACGCTGGCCATGATCGTGCACCGGTGCCTGGGCGTCCGCCTCATGGACTGGTGCGTGGAGATCTATGGCTGCGACCTGAATCACGCCGCGATCGACGCTGCATCGCGTGGCGTCTACGGAAGCGAAATCGCGTCGAGCGTGCCGGAAATCGTGCGACTGCGGTACTTCACCCAGCACGGCGAGCGGTACGCTGTGAACGACGAGATCACGCAGATGCTCGGGTTCGAGGCGATCGATCTTCGCGACCGTGCCGGCATCGCCCGCCACGGCTCATGGGACGCGATCGTCTGTCGCGACACGCTCGGCCACTTCGAGCCGCAGATCCGCGAGGGTGTGCTGGGCATGTTCCACGACCTGCTGGCCGACGACGGCGTGCTGATGGTCGGCGAGTCGGAGATCCTGCCAATCGAACCGACGACGTTCACGCCGCTGCCGGACCGCGCGGCAGCCGCGTATCGCAAGGCATAA
- a CDS encoding ChaN family lipoprotein, translated as MPQKALVLSLVAVSLAVSGCGVFGPMVQPRTPDSIRTQMIDHPETEFFDGRTGEKLNDLDIFDQVKKADAVLFGELHGHPVGLPVAAAIWKDMLSVRDHDETPALLLEFFERDQQLAIDEYLGGMIEEEDFIKKSGRSASNFPDAHQAMFNATRDAGGVVIAANAPRRYVRLARTDGYDALRAMSPAQRTTFVLPRDEQGPSAYRDRFVEAMGGMDVSHGGSGPLDFLRSQLVWDATMADSVATALQAGHEPVALVVGRFHVEFDGATRYYLERMRPGARLLSIVMVPSWSDELAEEDKGRGDIVIYVGPADEGEDEDA; from the coding sequence ATGCCGCAGAAAGCCCTGGTTCTGTCGCTCGTTGCGGTGTCGCTGGCTGTTTCTGGATGCGGAGTGTTTGGGCCGATGGTTCAGCCCCGTACGCCTGACTCGATCAGGACCCAGATGATCGACCATCCGGAGACCGAGTTCTTCGATGGTCGGACCGGCGAGAAACTCAATGACCTGGACATCTTTGATCAAGTGAAGAAGGCCGACGCCGTCTTGTTCGGCGAGTTGCACGGCCATCCGGTTGGGCTCCCAGTCGCCGCCGCAATCTGGAAGGACATGCTGAGCGTCCGCGACCACGACGAGACGCCCGCCCTCCTCCTCGAGTTCTTCGAGCGCGACCAGCAGCTCGCCATCGACGAGTACCTCGGCGGCATGATTGAAGAGGAAGACTTCATCAAGAAGTCAGGCCGCAGCGCCTCGAACTTCCCCGACGCACACCAGGCGATGTTTAACGCGACCCGGGACGCCGGCGGCGTGGTGATCGCCGCGAACGCCCCTCGCCGCTACGTCCGCCTGGCGCGTACAGATGGCTACGACGCCCTTCGCGCCATGAGCCCCGCCCAGCGCACCACGTTCGTGCTGCCGCGCGACGAGCAGGGACCGTCGGCGTACCGCGATCGCTTCGTCGAGGCCATGGGCGGCATGGACGTAAGCCACGGCGGCTCGGGTCCGCTCGACTTCCTCCGCTCGCAACTGGTCTGGGACGCCACCATGGCCGATAGCGTCGCAACGGCGCTCCAGGCCGGTCACGAACCCGTCGCCCTGGTCGTTGGCCGCTTCCACGTCGAATTCGACGGCGCTACGCGATATTACCTCGAACGCATGCGCCCCGGCGCCCGACTTCTCAGCATCGTCATGGTCCCCAGTTGGAGCGACGAACTGGCCGAAGAGGACAAGGGCCGTGGCGACATCGTGATCTACGTCGGGCCGGCCGATGAGGGCGAAGATGAGGACGCGTAG
- the trxA gene encoding thioredoxin has product MANEHVQEFTDANFEADVLKSDQPVLVDFWAEWCMPCRMLAPIVDQLAEEFAGKVKVGKLDTDANREVAVKYGIHAIPTIILFKDGEPVEKFIGLKNREELAAAMNGAVGAA; this is encoded by the coding sequence ATGGCCAACGAGCATGTTCAAGAGTTCACAGACGCTAACTTCGAGGCCGACGTGCTCAAGAGCGATCAGCCCGTGCTGGTCGATTTCTGGGCCGAGTGGTGCATGCCGTGCCGGATGCTCGCGCCGATCGTGGATCAGCTGGCCGAGGAATTCGCCGGCAAGGTAAAGGTTGGCAAGCTCGACACCGACGCCAACCGCGAGGTGGCGGTCAAGTACGGCATCCACGCGATCCCGACGATCATCCTGTTTAAGGATGGCGAGCCGGTGGAGAAGTTCATTGGGTTGAAGAACCGTGAGGAACTCGCCGCCGCCATGAACGGCGCCGTCGGCGCGGCCTGA